From a single Oreochromis niloticus isolate F11D_XX linkage group LG3, O_niloticus_UMD_NMBU, whole genome shotgun sequence genomic region:
- the LOC102083182 gene encoding gastrula zinc finger protein XlCGF26.1 isoform X1, whose product MEEQLSHCSEKHRFFIKGKRRKSKPKPRHTDDLKITHPSTDKPVVIPVEKTFTTMKQARRHQRTDSGDRSFRCDCCGKSFTHNSSLKRHQLIHTGFKPFSCDRCGTSFTQQSHLKDHQLIHAEVKPFSCDRCGKSFSQHHSLKKHQLIHTGFKPFSCEQCGMAFTQDGSLKKHQLIHAGVKPFSCNQCGKCFTHKRNFKEHQFIHAGVKPFNCDQCGKSFTRKSHLKGHQLIHAGVKPFSCDQCGNSFTHKSHLKEHQLIHAGVKPFSCDQCGNSFTHKSHLKQHQLIHAGIKPFSCDQCGKAFTRNSHLKQHQLIHAGVKAFTCDQCGKSFTHRSHLKDHQLIHAGVKPFSCDQCGKSFTHISNLRKHQLIHTGVKSFVCGQCGKSFTHISNLRKHQLIHTGVK is encoded by the coding sequence gcaaaagaaggaaaagcaaGCCAAAACCTCGGCACACTGATGACCTAAAAATAACCCACCCAAGTACAGATAAACCAGTTGTGATCCCTGTGGAAAAGACTTTTACCACTATGAAGCAAGCCAGAAGACACCAGCGCACCGATAGTGGGGACAGAAGCTTTAGATGTGATTgttgtggaaagtcttttactcaTAATAGCAGCTTAAAAAgacatcagctcatccacactggatttaAACCATTCAGCTGCGATCGGTGTGGAACGTCTTTTACTCAGCAAAGTCATTTAAAAGATCATCAGCTCATCCATGCTGAAGTTAAACCCTTTAGCTGTGATCgttgtggaaagtctttttctcagcatcacagtttaaaaaaacatcagctcatccacactggatttaaaccattcagctgtgaaCAGTGTGGAATGGCTTTTACTCAGGAtggaagcttaaaaaaacatcagcttATCCACGCTGGTGTTAAACCATTCAGCTGTAATCAGTGTGGAAAGTGTTTTACTCACAAAAGGAACTTTAAAGAACATCAGTTTATCCATGCTGGAGTTAAACCATTcaactgtgatcagtgtggaaagtcttttactcgCAAAAGTCACTTAAAAGGACATCAGCTCATCCATGCTGGAGTAAAACctttcagctgtgatcagtgtggaaactCTTTTACTCACAAAAGTCACTTAAAAGAACATCAGCTCATCCATGCTGGAGTAAAACctttcagctgtgatcagtgtggaaactCTTTTACTCACAAAAGTCACTTGAAacaacatcagctcatccatGCTGGAAttaaaccattcagctgtgatcagtgtggaaaggcTTTTACTCGCAACAGTCACTTAAAacaacatcagctcatccatGCTGGAGTTAAAGCATTcacctgtgatcagtgtggaaagtcttttactcaTAGAAGTCACTTAAAAGATCATCAGCTAATCCATGCTGGAGttaaaccattcagctgtgatcagtgtggaaagtcttttactcaTATTAGTAATTTAAGAAAACAtcaactcatccacactggagttaAATCATTTGTCTGTGGccagtgtggaaagtcttttactcaTATTAGTAATTTAAGAAAACAtcaactcatccacactggagtcaaataa